A region of Streptomyces sp. TG1A-60 DNA encodes the following proteins:
- a CDS encoding Rieske 2Fe-2S domain-containing protein, whose amino-acid sequence MPTVPYGWYAVLRSGELRQGKVVGLHCFGRALIAFRGTDGRATVRDAHCPHYGAHLGVGGRVVDGTVECPFHGWRFGADGRPVQPVQLTDPVSRPPL is encoded by the coding sequence ATGCCGACCGTGCCCTACGGGTGGTACGCGGTGCTGCGGAGCGGGGAGTTGCGGCAGGGGAAGGTCGTCGGCCTGCACTGCTTCGGGCGGGCGCTGATCGCGTTCCGGGGGACGGACGGGCGGGCGACCGTGCGGGACGCGCACTGCCCGCACTACGGCGCACATCTGGGTGTCGGCGGGAGGGTCGTGGACGGGACGGTGGAGTGCCCGTTCCACGGGTGGCGGTTCGGGGCGGACGGGCGGCCGGTTCAGCCGGTTCAGCTGACCGACCCGGTCAGTCGGCCACCTCTGTGA
- a CDS encoding LacI family DNA-binding transcriptional regulator — translation MGDVARLAGVSSQTVSRVSNGFPGVTEDTRRQVLDAMRELGYRPNSAARALRRGEFRTLGVITFSLSTLGNIRTLDAIATSAAREGYAVTLLPVAVPTQDEVNGAFSRLGELAVDAVIVIMEVHLLDAATVSLPPGVQVVVADSDAGDRYTVVDTDQAGGARDAVRHLLELGHGTVWHLAGPEDSFAAQRRANAWRATLDEAGREAPPLVRGDWSAESGYRAGLRVADQPGCTAVFVANDQMALGLLRALDERGRRVPEDVSVVGFDDIPEAASFLPPLTTVHQDFAEVGRLCVEGVLGKMREGGDEHGTTLVPTRLVRRRSTAPPPTPSARPSPPP, via the coding sequence ATGGGAGATGTCGCCCGGCTCGCCGGGGTCTCCTCCCAGACGGTCTCCCGGGTCTCGAACGGGTTCCCGGGGGTCACCGAGGACACCCGGCGGCAGGTGCTGGACGCGATGCGGGAGCTGGGGTACCGGCCCAACAGCGCCGCTCGGGCGCTCAGGCGCGGGGAGTTCCGGACGCTCGGCGTGATCACCTTCTCCCTCTCCACACTGGGGAACATCCGCACGCTCGACGCGATCGCCACGTCCGCCGCGCGGGAGGGGTACGCCGTCACGCTGCTGCCCGTCGCCGTGCCGACGCAGGACGAGGTGAACGGGGCGTTCTCGCGGCTGGGGGAACTCGCCGTGGACGCCGTGATCGTGATCATGGAGGTCCATCTGCTGGACGCGGCGACCGTGTCGCTGCCGCCGGGCGTGCAGGTCGTGGTGGCCGACTCCGACGCCGGCGACCGCTACACCGTCGTCGACACCGACCAGGCGGGCGGCGCGCGGGACGCCGTACGGCATCTGCTGGAGCTCGGGCACGGGACGGTGTGGCACCTGGCCGGGCCCGAGGACTCCTTCGCGGCGCAGCGGCGGGCGAACGCGTGGCGCGCCACGCTCGACGAGGCGGGGCGGGAGGCGCCGCCGCTGGTGCGCGGCGACTGGTCGGCGGAGTCCGGCTACCGGGCCGGGCTCCGGGTCGCCGACCAGCCCGGGTGCACGGCCGTGTTCGTCGCCAACGACCAGATGGCCCTCGGGCTGCTGCGCGCCCTGGACGAACGCGGACGGAGGGTCCCCGAGGACGTGAGTGTCGTCGGCTTCGACGACATCCCCGAGGCCGCGTCCTTCCTCCCGCCCCTCACCACCGTCCACCAGGACTTCGCCGAGGTGGGCCGCCTGTGTGTGGAGGGGGTGCTCGGCAAGATGCGGGAGGGCGGGGATGAGCACGGCACGACACTCGTCCCCACGCGGCTCGTACGGCGGCGGAGTACGGCACCGCCGCCGACGCCGTCTGCACGGCCGTCGCCTCCACCATGA